From the genome of Candidatus Hadarchaeales archaeon, one region includes:
- the alaS gene encoding alanine--tRNA ligase — MQEIYNVRLFREEGFVRKKCSGCGRFFWTLDPARETCGDTPCVEYSFIGDPPTKRRYTLHEMEEVFLKFFEKRGHSVVKRYPVVARWRDDIFLTIASIAGFQPWVTSGLVPPPANPLVISQPSIRLKDIDNVGRSGRHFTLFFMGGHHAFNYPKKEIYWNHETVEFCHEFLTRSLRIKPEEITYIESFWEGGGNAGEDFEVNVRGLEVATLVFMRYAGEAGNYRKLPIKVVDTGYGMERLVWISQGTPTGYDAIFGELVERIRQMAGVKMPPEHILRENSKMAGIIDIESGRDLRTLRAKVAERIGIDEGELQRILEPIESIYAVADHLRCLCFMFADGITPSNVREGYLARLVLRRTIRMVRGLGITAPLSELVDIMISELAPWFPEIWEKRNYILQVVEVEEKKYMESLEKGVKLLERMLVEMKERVLTEEQLIMLYDSHGLPPENVKEIAEKAGVKVEVPEDFYIKVAKAHSKARHVPTSVSPVDKSELKGLKPTKLIFYDHPKISEFRARVRKVIGEYVVLDRTAFYPEGGGQPSDMGELIGKKTEARVKEVVKVGEIVLHRVEPPNFRAGEAVIGRINWQRRKSLMIHHTATHILLGALKRVLGEHVWQQGAQKGTDRSRLDISHFRRITPEEIEKIEKLCNDVIFENRRVIASWMNRNDAESKYGFELYQGGVVPGKKLRVVEIEGWNVQACAGTHCESTGEVGLLKILGVERIQDGIERLEFAAGEAALKIIRERENEISKISELLGAHKENVSEAVEKLFGEVKELRKKIQRMEEKIGNMLADWLKSRCVRIGELSVFKARVDDVGVGELIKTCEKIVKENENAVVVLGSAAEGSAKIVMMAGRGAVEKGVDCGKIMSKISAVIGGGGGRKDFAQGGGTKIEKLDEALEMAVSEISAI, encoded by the coding sequence TGATCCGGCCAGAGAGACCTGCGGAGATACGCCTTGCGTGGAGTACTCGTTTATCGGAGATCCACCGACAAAAAGGCGCTACACGTTGCACGAGATGGAGGAGGTTTTTCTTAAATTCTTCGAGAAGCGCGGGCATTCAGTTGTAAAAAGGTATCCCGTTGTCGCTAGATGGAGGGACGACATCTTTTTAACTATCGCTTCAATAGCCGGGTTCCAGCCTTGGGTGACGAGCGGACTTGTACCACCACCAGCGAATCCTCTCGTGATAAGCCAGCCGAGCATAAGATTAAAGGATATAGACAATGTAGGCAGATCTGGAAGACATTTCACGCTCTTTTTTATGGGTGGACATCACGCATTCAACTATCCCAAGAAAGAGATTTACTGGAACCATGAAACTGTAGAATTCTGCCACGAATTCCTAACGAGGAGTCTGCGAATCAAACCGGAGGAAATCACATATATAGAGAGTTTCTGGGAGGGTGGTGGAAACGCCGGAGAAGACTTTGAGGTTAACGTCAGAGGCTTAGAGGTTGCCACACTTGTTTTCATGAGGTATGCTGGAGAAGCTGGAAATTATAGAAAGCTACCGATAAAGGTTGTGGATACAGGTTACGGAATGGAAAGGCTTGTTTGGATTTCTCAGGGGACTCCAACTGGGTATGACGCCATTTTTGGCGAGTTGGTGGAAAGGATAAGACAAATGGCTGGCGTCAAGATGCCTCCTGAACACATTTTGCGAGAGAATTCGAAGATGGCCGGAATCATCGACATAGAGAGCGGAAGAGATCTGCGCACGCTCAGAGCAAAGGTTGCAGAACGAATCGGGATCGATGAGGGGGAGTTGCAGAGAATACTTGAGCCAATTGAATCTATTTACGCTGTCGCTGATCATCTCAGATGCCTGTGTTTCATGTTCGCCGATGGAATAACTCCGAGCAATGTTAGGGAGGGATATTTGGCCAGACTCGTTCTCAGAAGGACGATAAGAATGGTTAGGGGATTGGGAATCACTGCCCCCCTCTCGGAGCTCGTGGACATCATGATATCAGAGTTGGCACCATGGTTCCCGGAAATTTGGGAAAAAAGAAATTACATCTTGCAGGTTGTGGAGGTTGAGGAAAAGAAGTATATGGAATCTCTGGAGAAAGGTGTGAAACTACTCGAAAGAATGCTCGTGGAGATGAAAGAGAGGGTTTTGACCGAAGAACAGTTGATAATGCTTTACGATAGTCATGGATTGCCGCCGGAGAATGTCAAGGAGATCGCCGAGAAAGCTGGTGTAAAGGTCGAGGTACCTGAGGATTTCTATATAAAGGTTGCTAAGGCTCATTCTAAGGCTAGACATGTTCCTACAAGCGTTTCTCCAGTCGATAAATCTGAGCTAAAAGGACTGAAGCCGACAAAGCTTATTTTCTACGATCATCCAAAGATTTCCGAGTTTCGAGCTAGGGTGAGGAAGGTCATTGGAGAATACGTTGTGCTCGACAGAACCGCTTTTTATCCCGAAGGAGGCGGACAACCGTCGGATATGGGAGAGTTGATTGGAAAGAAAACCGAGGCGAGGGTGAAAGAAGTCGTAAAAGTCGGAGAAATTGTGCTACACAGAGTTGAACCCCCCAATTTCAGAGCCGGAGAAGCAGTCATTGGTAGGATCAATTGGCAGAGGAGAAAATCTCTGATGATCCATCACACAGCGACGCACATATTGCTCGGGGCCCTGAAGAGAGTGCTTGGAGAGCACGTCTGGCAACAGGGGGCGCAGAAGGGTACGGACAGATCTAGGCTTGACATCTCACATTTCAGGCGGATCACGCCGGAGGAGATTGAGAAAATCGAAAAACTCTGCAATGATGTGATTTTTGAAAACAGAAGAGTTATCGCCAGCTGGATGAATAGAAATGATGCCGAGAGCAAATATGGATTCGAGCTTTATCAAGGAGGTGTGGTTCCCGGGAAAAAACTTAGGGTCGTGGAAATCGAGGGATGGAACGTTCAAGCATGCGCCGGAACACACTGTGAGAGCACAGGAGAAGTTGGTCTTCTAAAGATACTTGGAGTTGAACGTATTCAGGATGGGATCGAGAGATTGGAGTTCGCTGCTGGAGAAGCCGCTCTCAAGATAATCAGAGAAAGGGAAAACGAAATCTCAAAAATCTCGGAGTTGCTAGGCGCACACAAGGAAAATGTTTCTGAAGCTGTGGAAAAACTCTTTGGAGAGGTTAAGGAACTGAGGAAGAAAATTCAGAGAATGGAGGAAAAGATTGGGAATATGCTTGCCGATTGGCTTAAGTCAAGATGTGTTAGAATCGGAGAGTTGAGCGTTTTCAAAGCGAGAGTTGATGACGTGGGGGTCGGGGAACTGATTAAGACCTGCGAAAAAATCGTAAAGGAGAATGAGAACGCGGTAGTCGTGCTCGGGAGTGCGGCGGAGGGTTCCGCCAAAATTGTCATGATGGCTGGAAGAGGAGCTGTTGAGAAAGGCGTTGATTGTGGAAAAATTATGAGCAAAATCTCGGCGGTGATCGGCGGTGGGGGCGGAAGAAAAGATTTCGCCCAAGGAGGTGGAACTAAGATTGAAAAACTGGATGAGGCTCTCGAAATGGCAGTTTCAGAGATCTCCGCCATCTAG